The following proteins are encoded in a genomic region of Anolis carolinensis isolate JA03-04 unplaced genomic scaffold, rAnoCar3.1.pri scaffold_12, whole genome shotgun sequence:
- the LOC134294032 gene encoding proteoglycan 4-like isoform X3: MARQTFPLFGKFPPRQPSPEQDHTETEDSKKSKERKTCWDRIKCSCCKKKKKEPMPESDESVKSGDETIIMPPDDKTVGVGEYDPLEDEAKGVRHYVSESRHITTYPSSQLPASPKEKPKRKKKTGAEQAQSSVSDASNQPIGESSRSLKGILKSSEERVRASKSLSITPSERDAAKTLPEVMSKQSTVHFRSEEISTSNESVFQPSSAETAPKSPAKEILKKGPPSPTMPDGSPTAPPPLAGAPPQKAAVEDSGKGPEEATLQVGAEMSPPKPPSPYSADQATSPTKPQLSSEKTKPTSPSETHQAQKEAEAVPITSLRNQRRAHFFARASAPSRRTIREKEEVGKSSGDDSGEKEVKQETRARPPPQHPAIRELPLVEQTHDEKTQTEPLTEEFSMEEVPLPTLFPEPKSPSPKLTRESRLHDVIMEGASRERGTVRFSPVVTTTPILGRQPEGKKSAPLVPWSKMGPQILFIKRNQVSFSSFTTSFFWRFLKWQLESKNGFFLLLKLTNKIPSPKPLLI, from the exons ATGGCTAGGCAAACCTTCCCTCTCTTTGGCAAGTTCCCACCTAGACAACCATCTCCAGAACAAGACCACACAGAGACGGAGGACTCCAAAAAGTCAAAAGAGAGGAAAACATGCTGGGATAGAATAAAATGCTCATGttgtaagaaaaagaagaaagagccCATGCCAGAGTCTGATGAATCTGTGAAATCCGGAGATGAAACTATAATAATGCCTCCAGATGACAAAACTGTTGGAGTTGGGGAATACGATCCACTTGAAGATGAAGCCAAAGGAGTGAGACACTACGTCAGTGAATCGCGCCACATCACCACGTATCCTTCGTCACAACTCCCTGCCTCTCCGAAAGAAAAaccaaagagaaagaagaagacagGTGCTGAACAGGCTCAGTCATCCGTATCTGATGCTTCCAACCAACCGATTGGCGAATCGTCCAGATCACTGAAAGGGATTTTGAAAAGCTCTGAGGAAAGAGTGCGAGCTAGCAAATCCCTTTCCATCACACCATCAGAAAGGGATGCGGCAAAGACTCTTCCAGAGGTGATGTCAAAACAGTCGACTGTTCATTTCAGAAGTGAAGAGATCTCAACAAGCAATGAAAGTGTTTTCCAGCCATCTTCTGCGGAAACGGCTCCTAAATCACCAGCCAAAGAAATCCTCAAAAAAGGGCCTCCTTCTCCCACGATGCCTGATGGGTCTCCCACGGCTCCTCCTCCCTTGGCTGGGGCACCTCCACAAAAAGCTGCAGTAGAAGATTCCGGAAAAGGACCGGAAGAGGCCACCTTACAAGTTGGGGCAGAAATGTCACCCCCTAAGCCACCTTCTCCTTACTCTGCAGACCAAGCAACGTCACCCACCAAACCTCAACTCTCTTCAGAGAAAACGAAGCCCACATCTCCATCGGAAACCCATCAAGCTCAAAAAGAGGCCGAAGCCGTTCCCATCACTTCTCTCAGAAATCAGAGGCGAGCGCACTTCTTTGCCAGAGCTAGCGCACCATCTCGAAGGACTatcagagaaaaagaagaagttgGGAAAAGTTCTGGAGATGATTCTGGGGAAAAAGAGGTCAAACAAGAAACTCGGGCTAGGCCCCCACCTCAGCATCCAGCCATTCGGGAACTGCCACTTGTAGAGCAAACCCACGACGAGAAGACTCAAACAGAACCACTCACCGAAGAATTCAGCATGGAGGAGGTCCCTTTGCCCACCTTGTTTCCAGAACCCAAAAGCCCCTCGCCGAAGTTGACCAGAGAGAGCCGGCTCCATGATGTTATCATGGAAGGTGCTAGTAGAGAAAGAGGAACAGTCAGGTTTTCTCCAGTGGTAACGACGACACCAATTCTAGGAAGGCAACCGGAAGGGAAAAAATCTGCACCACTTGTGC CCTGGAGCAAAATGGGTCCACAAATTCTTTTTATAAAAAGAAATCAAGTATCGTTTTCCAGTTTCACCACATCCTTTTTCTGGCGATTCCTCAAGTGGCAACTGGAATCCAAGAATGGCTTCTTCCTCTTATTAAAATTAACCAATAAAATTCCTTCACCAAAGCCACTTCTGATTTGA